The Cyclobacteriaceae bacterium genome includes a region encoding these proteins:
- the recJ gene encoding single-stranded-DNA-specific exonuclease RecJ: MVKRWIYKNIPEQQQIDDLSKSININSHLSSILLQRGIKNYDEAKNFFRPALEDLHDPFLMKDMDKAVVRMKAAIDNKEKILVYGDYDVDGTTSVSLVYSYLKSFYSFIDFYIPDRYAEGYGVSEAGILWAAENNFKLIIALDLGIKASDMVVLADDHGIDFIICDHHLPDKKIPRAVAVLDPKQDDCHYPFKELSGCGIGFKLLQAFARRYADEKVLKDYLDLVVVSIAADIVPINGENRILSHFGLKKLNESPRPGLKALKEIAGTRNDLDISGVVFTLGPRINAAGRVAHARGAVELLNSQTEEEANAFAEKVNTKNDLRREFDMNITEEALAMIGGDEVLQKAKSTVLFKNSWHKGVIGIVAARCIEKYYRPTVILTESNDKITGSARSVNGFDLYQAIEKCGDLLEKFGGHKYAAGLTMVPTNLLAFQQRFEEVVSASITEEMLTPVVEIDLTLNFDSITPKFVSVLRQMAPFGPDNQRPVFESKNVFVLNSLATFKDRHLRFLAGQHGNDLFFNAVGFDHIEHYDRLLKGDSFNMVYTIEDNTFNGNTSVQLRIKDFKFTDK; the protein is encoded by the coding sequence ATGGTAAAGCGCTGGATCTATAAAAATATTCCTGAACAACAGCAGATCGATGATCTTAGCAAGAGTATAAATATCAATTCTCATCTTTCCTCTATCCTTTTGCAGAGAGGTATTAAGAACTATGATGAGGCAAAGAATTTTTTCCGACCGGCTTTAGAAGATCTTCATGATCCATTCCTGATGAAGGACATGGACAAAGCTGTTGTGCGCATGAAGGCAGCTATTGACAACAAGGAAAAGATTCTTGTATATGGAGATTACGATGTTGATGGGACAACTTCCGTCTCTCTTGTGTATAGTTATTTGAAAAGTTTCTATTCATTCATTGATTTCTACATACCGGATCGCTACGCTGAAGGTTACGGTGTTTCCGAAGCTGGTATTCTCTGGGCAGCCGAAAATAATTTTAAGCTTATCATCGCTCTTGATCTTGGAATCAAAGCATCCGATATGGTAGTACTTGCCGATGATCATGGCATCGATTTTATCATTTGTGATCATCACTTACCCGATAAAAAAATTCCGCGTGCCGTTGCTGTGCTTGATCCCAAACAGGATGACTGTCACTATCCCTTCAAAGAGCTGAGTGGTTGTGGCATTGGCTTTAAGCTTCTTCAGGCTTTTGCACGAAGATATGCCGACGAAAAGGTGCTTAAGGATTATCTCGACCTCGTAGTTGTAAGTATTGCTGCCGACATCGTTCCCATCAATGGAGAGAATAGAATTCTTTCACATTTTGGTTTGAAGAAATTAAATGAAAGCCCACGTCCAGGACTAAAGGCTTTGAAAGAAATTGCAGGCACCAGGAATGATCTTGATATTTCAGGAGTTGTCTTTACGCTAGGTCCTCGCATCAATGCTGCGGGGAGAGTAGCGCATGCGAGGGGTGCTGTAGAATTACTAAACTCTCAAACTGAAGAAGAAGCCAACGCTTTCGCGGAAAAAGTCAATACTAAAAATGACCTGAGACGGGAGTTTGATATGAACATAACCGAAGAGGCTTTAGCGATGATTGGAGGAGATGAAGTGCTTCAAAAAGCGAAAAGTACAGTTTTGTTCAAAAATTCCTGGCATAAAGGAGTAATTGGCATAGTTGCTGCTCGGTGTATCGAGAAATACTACCGGCCTACTGTGATCCTTACTGAAAGCAATGATAAAATAACAGGCTCTGCCAGAAGCGTAAATGGTTTTGATCTTTATCAGGCTATCGAAAAATGTGGAGATCTGTTGGAAAAATTCGGTGGGCATAAATATGCGGCAGGACTTACCATGGTTCCCACTAATCTCCTCGCCTTTCAACAACGCTTTGAAGAAGTCGTGTCTGCGTCTATTACCGAAGAGATGCTCACACCTGTAGTAGAGATTGATCTGACTTTGAACTTTGATTCGATCACACCGAAATTCGTCAGCGTTCTAAGGCAAATGGCACCTTTTGGTCCTGACAACCAGCGTCCGGTGTTTGAATCAAAGAATGTTTTTGTGCTGAACTCCCTTGCTACTTTTAAAGATCGCCACCTTCGCTTTCTTGCGGGTCAGCATGGCAACGATCTTTTCTTTAATGCGGTCGGTTTTGATCACATCGAACATTATGATCGGTTACTCAAAGGAGATTCATTCAATATGGTTTATACGATCGAGGATAATACCTTTAATGGAAACACTTCGGTTCAACTTCGAATCAAAGATTTTAAATTCACTGACAAATGA
- the lptB gene encoding LPS export ABC transporter ATP-binding protein — protein MILRAENLLKKYKQRTVVNGVSVQVGQGEIVGLLGPNGAGKTTSFYMMVGLIKPNGGKIFLDDMDITDLPMYKRAKLGLGYLAQEASVFRSLTVEENILAPLEMLDIPKKAQKEKVESLLEEFSLTHVRKNQGMVLSGGERRRTEIARALAVDPHFVLLDEPFAGVDPIAVEEIQSIVSRLKKKNIGILITDHNVDETLTITDRAYLMIEGKLFKSGSAEELADDPMVRKLYLGQNFQLKKKKDFTSGAGE, from the coding sequence ATGATCTTACGCGCTGAAAATCTTTTAAAGAAATACAAACAACGTACGGTTGTCAATGGAGTTTCCGTTCAGGTAGGTCAGGGTGAGATCGTTGGGTTGCTGGGGCCAAACGGTGCAGGCAAGACTACCAGTTTTTACATGATGGTGGGACTTATCAAACCTAATGGTGGCAAGATCTTTCTGGACGATATGGACATCACCGACCTTCCTATGTACAAGCGAGCAAAACTTGGATTGGGATACCTGGCACAGGAAGCTTCCGTTTTCCGATCTCTGACGGTTGAGGAAAATATTCTTGCTCCTTTGGAGATGCTGGACATTCCCAAAAAGGCACAAAAAGAAAAAGTGGAAAGCTTGCTGGAAGAATTCAGCTTAACGCATGTTCGTAAAAATCAAGGCATGGTGTTATCGGGTGGTGAAAGAAGAAGAACAGAAATTGCAAGAGCATTGGCCGTAGATCCACATTTCGTTTTGCTGGATGAACCTTTCGCGGGAGTGGATCCTATCGCTGTTGAAGAGATTCAATCAATCGTTTCAAGATTGAAGAAAAAGAATATTGGAATTCTTATCACCGATCACAATGTTGATGAAACGCTCACGATCACAGATCGGGCTTACTTAATGATTGAAGGAAAATTATTTAAATCTGGCTCGGCAGAAGAACTTGCTGACGATCCGATGGTTCGTAAACTCTATCTCGGTCAGAATTTCCAGCTCAAAAAGAAAAAAGATTTTACTTCAGGAGCTGGTGAATAA
- a CDS encoding LEA type 2 family protein produces MKILRIVFLLAIIAGGCVPKEQVVLRAVNIKEVKTGADGNPLLFADVVFYNPNSTRMRLKRIDLDVMVDGKKAARVDQHLSQLIKGKSEFTIPLEVQLSMKDIGLLDTILNLFGGKKYAVQFEGSMKVTVRGFPVKVPVKYSDELKF; encoded by the coding sequence ATGAAGATTTTAAGGATCGTTTTTCTTTTGGCAATAATTGCTGGTGGTTGTGTTCCCAAAGAACAGGTAGTTCTTCGTGCTGTCAATATAAAGGAAGTGAAGACCGGGGCAGATGGCAATCCGCTGCTTTTTGCCGATGTTGTTTTTTACAATCCGAATTCAACCCGCATGCGATTGAAGAGAATTGATCTTGATGTTATGGTGGATGGAAAAAAGGCAGCCCGAGTAGATCAGCATCTCAGTCAACTGATCAAAGGGAAATCAGAATTCACAATCCCATTGGAAGTGCAACTTAGCATGAAAGACATTGGTTTACTGGATACGATTCTAAACCTGTTTGGAGGAAAGAAATATGCCGTACAGTTTGAGGGAAGTATGAAGGTTACGGTGAGAGGATTTCCTGTAAAGGTGCCGGTGAAGTATAGCGATGAACTGAAGTTTTAA